AAATGGTGAGTTTGTTGATAAAGATGAAGATAGAAGATATGAAGGGATTGAAACTGTAGCATTATTTGAGTTAAATAAAATGATACGTATCCACAGAGAAAAACTTCAAATAGAACATTTTGATAAAAGATTCTTAAAAGATGTAGCTCTAGATTTGGTCATTACTATAGATTGGAATCATAATGATACAGATATCGATTTATGGGTAACAGATCCAAACGGAGAAGAATGTTCTTACAGACATAGTGAAACAAAAATTGGAGGTTATATAACTAATGATATGACAGAAGGTTTTGGTCCTGAGGCTTTCATGTTAAAAAAAGCAATAAAAGGAAAATACAAAATTGCAGTTGATTATTATTCTAGTTCACAGCAAAAAATATCTGGGCCCACTACTTTAAAACTGTCAATTTATAAGAATTATGGAAGAGTAAATCAGGTAAAAGAAGTTAAAGTTATTCGCTTAACCAACAAAGATGATAAAATTGAAATTGGAAACATAACTTTCTAATTTTAGTGTTTAGTTAGTTGAAGAAAGGGTCAGTATTACATAGCTACTGGCCTTTTCATTTTTTTGAAAATCTCACAAAATAAAAATCCGTTTACTCATTCAAATAACCATTTCGCTAATTCCTTGTTTTAAAAGAAGGTAACTATAGATAGTTTTGGTTGCATAAATTTTGTAGTTATGAAGAAAATAATTCAAATATTAGTTTTAATACTATACATTCCTTGTTCATTCGCTCAAGAAAAAACAATAACAGGAGTAGTTTCAGATGAGTTGAATAACATATTGCCATATGTAAATGTACTTGTAAAGAACACCAAAAAAGGAACCACAACAGATATTAACGGAAAGTATACAATAAAGGCATCTCATAAAGATGTATTAGTTTTTTCTTCTTTAAGATATAAAACAGTAGAGAGGAAAGTAAATGGAGCTTCTGTTATTAATGTTACTTTAAAAACCGCGGAATCACCTCAGTTAGAAGAAATTGTTATGGTACAGGAAGTAATCGAAGTTGTAGAGGATGATATTCAAGAGTCAATTCAATATAATAAAGTGATTCCAGCACCTAAAAAAGAAAAAATTAGAAGAGGAAGAGTAAGACGAAATAATATGTCTGCAAATTGGTTTGTTTCTTCACTAGCTAAAGAGTTAAAAATTAGAGGAACTTCTAGTTTAGAAGGCACAAAAGATCCTCTTTTTATAATTGATGGAATTCCTATTAAAAAGAATTTAAATAAAACAATTCAGAATATTGATCCAGAAAAAATAAAAAACGTAAATGTTTTAAAGCCCCAAAAAGCTCAGCAGTTATATGGTATTTCAGGAAGAAACGGTTGTGTAATTATAACTACTAGAAGTGGGAATTATCGTGTAGAAGATCAAGAAAGTTATCAAGAAATTAACGAGAATCATTTTGAAAGAGTAACATTATCTCCTTTATCTACATTTTCAATTGATGTCGACAAAGCATCTTACAGTAATATTAGAAGAATGATAAATAATGGGAATTCCATTCCTGCAGATGCTGTTAAGATAGAAGAAATGATTAATTATTTCGATTATAAATATCCACAACCAAAAGATAAACATCCATTTTCAATAACTACAGAATTCACTAAAACACCATGGAATAATGTTACAAAGTTGGTTCGTATAGGTTTACAAGGAAAAAAATATGAGCAAGATGAATTACCAGCTTCTAATCTTACTTTTTTAATAGATGTTTCTGGTTCTATGCGAGGAGCTAATAAATTACCATTGTTAAAAAAAGCATTTAAATTATTAGTAAATCAATTACGAGCGAAAGATAAAGTTTCGATAGTTGTTTATGCAGGAGCGGCTGGAGTTGTGTTAGAGCCTACATCAGGGAATAATAAAGAAAAAATTTTAAAAGCATTAAATAATCTTAGAGCTGGAGGTTCAACAGCAGGAGGGAAAGGAATTAATTTAGCATACAAACTTGCGGAGAGAAACTTTAAAAGAAATGGAAATAATAGAGTAATTCTAGCCACTGATGGAGACTTTAATGTTGGTGCATCATCAGATAAAGCAATGAAAACATTAATAGAAGAAAAGAGAAAGTCGGGAGTATTTTTATCGGTTTTAGGTTTCGGTTATGGAAATTATAAAGACAGTAAGCTAGAAACTTTAGCAGATAAAGGAAATGGAAATCATGCTTATATAGATACGATGCAAGAAGCTCAAAAAGTGTTTGGAAAAGAATTTGGAGGTACTTTGTATACAATTGCTAAAGATGTAAAAATTCAAGTAGAATTTAATCCTAAAAAAGTTCAAGCTTATCGTTTAATAGGTTATGAAAATAGATTACTAAATGACGAAGACTTTGTAGATGATACCAAAGATGCAGGTGAATTAGGTAGTAATCATAGTGTAACTGCTTTATACGAAGTTATTCCTGTTGGTGTAAATAGCGAATATTTAAAAACAATTCCAGATTTAAAGTATACAAAGGCTCTAGTTAACGATTATAATGACGAGTTGTTAACGGTAAAGTTTAGATATAAGAAACCAAAAGGTGAAAAAAGTATTGCGTTAATAAAAACAGTAAAAGATAAAGTAACTAAAGCAACGGAAGATATGAATTTTGCATCAGCAGTTGCTCTATTTGGAATGCATTTAAGAAATTCAAAATATAAAGGAGATTCAAGAATAGAAGATATTATTCAACTTGCTAAGAAAGGTAAAGGTAATGATGAAGAAGGATTCAGAGGAGAATTTATTCGATTGGTTAAAGCTCACACAAGTACTAATTAAACAAAAAACACCGCTAATTAGCGGTGTTTTTTGTTGACTTTATCTTGAAGGGAATTCATTACCGCCAGCACAGCCTAAATCTGTCATACATTCCAAGAAATGATTATAATTATTAGGGTGACAAGCATTACACTCAGCCATAATTTCCGTGCAAGTTACAGGACTAAGCATTCCTCCATGAATTTGTTTTTGTTGTTTCTTTTGTATCGTAATTCCTAAGTTTGAGATGTTTTTAATCATAATATGTATTTTTAAAAAAATTCATATCTAAATAAGTAAACAGAATTGCTGAAAGCAAGATTGACTTCAAAAGCGTATTTAAAAACTGTAAAAGTGATTACGTGATGTATAAAAAGCCAAATTCAACTTATAATTAAAAAAAACACCGCAATTGCGGTGCTTTTTTAATATTGATAATTCGTTTCTCTTCTACTATTGTCACTCTTTAAAAAAGTAATATTCATAGGTAGATTGAATTCGTTAACTTCTATATCTACAAGTTTTTCATCATCTCTATATCTAATAAACTGAGGTGTATTTCTTATTCTTTTGGAAGAACTTGAAACACTATTATAAAATGGGTTTTTAATATCTGAATATGAATACCTTGTAATTCTTGATGAATTTATTGTTCCATCAGGAAAACGTATGTTAAAAACTCTTTTTATTAATTGATCTTGACTATCATATTCAAATGTGTATGTCACATTATTTCTAGTTGATTCTACAACTAAATCTCTAGTATTGTATTCATAAAATTGATCTTCTTGTTCGTTATTATCAAATGTAGAAGTAGTAGAAGTAATTAGATCACCTTCGTAATTATAATCAATTCGTTCAATACTATTCGTGTTTTCTCTTTTTAAAGTATAACTGTAAGTTTCATAATCACTTTCGTTATCTTTTAAATTAATGTGTATTGTATATTCTGAACTTCTTCCAGGACTTTGAAAATTATCTGACTTAATATCAATTCTTGTAACCAAATTATCTGAATTGTAGAAATAGTCAGAAACTCTTCTAGAAATAAGCATGTCATTGCTGTCATAAATAGTAGAAGTTACTCTACTTACTAACGGGCTTCCATCTTCTGTCCCATTTTCAGCTGGTCCACAAGCGGACAAAATTACAAAGCAAACAACATAAAATAATTTTTTCATAGTTTTTTGCAGTATATCTTATTATGCTTCCATACTATGATACACTTGATTGACATCATCATCTTCTTCGAGACGCTCTAATAATTTTTCAACATCTTCTTGTTGTTCAGCAGAAAGTTTGGTTGTTGTAGTTGGAATTCTTTCAAATTCTGAAGAAACGATTTCTATATTATTTTCTTCTAAATATCCTTGAATGGCACCAAACTGTCCAAATGGAGCATATAACATTACACTATTATCTTCTTCATCAGTAAAAACTTCTTCCACTTCAAAATCGATCATTTCCATTTCAAATTCTTCAAGATCCATTCCTAAAGATTCCTCTTTTACTTTAAAATTCACTACATGATCGAACATAAAAACTACAGATCCAGAAGTTCCTAAGTTTCCGTTACATTTATTAAAAGCAGCTCTTACATTTGCTACAGTTCTATTATTGTTATTTGTTGCAGTTTCTACAACGATAGCAATTCCATGAGGAGCGTATCCTTCAAACAAAACCTCTTTATAGTTTGCAGTATCTTTATCTGAAGCTTTTTTAATGGCACGTGCTACATTATCTTTTGGCATGTTAGCAGCCTTTGCATTTTGAATAACAACACGTAAACGAGAATTGGTTTCTGGATTCGGTCCACCTTCTTTAACAGCCATTACGATATCTTTACCAATTCTAGTAAAAGTTTTCGCCATTGCTGACCAACGTTTCATTTTTCGTGCTTTTCTAAATTCAAATGCTCTTCCCATTTCTTACTGTGATTAATTTAATGTTAGCAAATGTAAAAAAATCAAAGTACTTATAAAAAAGAAACACCATCCGTTTAAGATGGTGTTTTTAGTGATTTTATTCGTTATTGTTTTTTTACAAATTCGACTCTTCTGTTGTTGGCTTTTTCTTCAGGCGTTTTATTCGTATTTAATGGCTCGCTTTCACCTTTTCCAATAATGGATAAACGTGCTGCATCTATACCTTGATCAATAATAGCTTTTTTTACAGC
This genomic stretch from Tenacibaculum jejuense harbors:
- a CDS encoding vWA domain-containing protein; the protein is MKKIIQILVLILYIPCSFAQEKTITGVVSDELNNILPYVNVLVKNTKKGTTTDINGKYTIKASHKDVLVFSSLRYKTVERKVNGASVINVTLKTAESPQLEEIVMVQEVIEVVEDDIQESIQYNKVIPAPKKEKIRRGRVRRNNMSANWFVSSLAKELKIRGTSSLEGTKDPLFIIDGIPIKKNLNKTIQNIDPEKIKNVNVLKPQKAQQLYGISGRNGCVIITTRSGNYRVEDQESYQEINENHFERVTLSPLSTFSIDVDKASYSNIRRMINNGNSIPADAVKIEEMINYFDYKYPQPKDKHPFSITTEFTKTPWNNVTKLVRIGLQGKKYEQDELPASNLTFLIDVSGSMRGANKLPLLKKAFKLLVNQLRAKDKVSIVVYAGAAGVVLEPTSGNNKEKILKALNNLRAGGSTAGGKGINLAYKLAERNFKRNGNNRVILATDGDFNVGASSDKAMKTLIEEKRKSGVFLSVLGFGYGNYKDSKLETLADKGNGNHAYIDTMQEAQKVFGKEFGGTLYTIAKDVKIQVEFNPKKVQAYRLIGYENRLLNDEDFVDDTKDAGELGSNHSVTALYEVIPVGVNSEYLKTIPDLKYTKALVNDYNDELLTVKFRYKKPKGEKSIALIKTVKDKVTKATEDMNFASAVALFGMHLRNSKYKGDSRIEDIIQLAKKGKGNDEEGFRGEFIRLVKAHTSTN
- a CDS encoding YebC/PmpR family DNA-binding transcriptional regulator; its protein translation is MGRAFEFRKARKMKRWSAMAKTFTRIGKDIVMAVKEGGPNPETNSRLRVVIQNAKAANMPKDNVARAIKKASDKDTANYKEVLFEGYAPHGIAIVVETATNNNNRTVANVRAAFNKCNGNLGTSGSVVFMFDHVVNFKVKEESLGMDLEEFEMEMIDFEVEEVFTDEEDNSVMLYAPFGQFGAIQGYLEENNIEIVSSEFERIPTTTTKLSAEQQEDVEKLLERLEEDDDVNQVYHSMEA